One stretch of Cellulomonas wangsupingiae DNA includes these proteins:
- a CDS encoding pyridoxal-phosphate-dependent aminotransferase family protein, with amino-acid sequence MTLNPPHRLLMGPGPISADPRVLRAMSAPLVGQFDPVMTGYMNATQDLYREVFRTANDATLLVDGTARAAIEAAVVSLVEPGDRVLVPVFGRFGHLLVEIARRAGAVVETVEAPWGRVVDPQRVADAVRAHRPRLVAVVHGDTSTTMRQPLADLGAVCAEHDALLYVDATASLGGNDVRTDDWGLDVVTAGLQKCLGGPSGSAPATLSDRARDAVRARRHVEEGLRTDDDEPRGTVIGSNYLDLAQLLDYWGPRRLNHHTEATSMLYAAHECARILVEDGLDATIERHRVAGEAMLAGVQGLGLGVFGDVAHKMHNVVAVEVPQGVVADAVRASMLDDFAIEIGTSFGPLHGRVWRIGTMGVNARKDAVLTTLAALEHVLRTQGVAVPTGGGVTAAQEVYAA; translated from the coding sequence ATGACCCTGAACCCCCCGCACCGCCTGCTCATGGGGCCGGGCCCGATCAGCGCCGACCCGCGCGTGCTGCGCGCGATGTCCGCACCGCTGGTCGGGCAGTTCGACCCGGTGATGACGGGGTACATGAACGCCACGCAGGACCTCTACCGCGAGGTGTTCCGCACCGCCAACGACGCGACGCTGCTGGTCGACGGCACGGCCCGCGCGGCGATCGAGGCGGCGGTCGTGTCGCTCGTCGAGCCCGGGGACCGCGTGCTCGTCCCGGTGTTCGGGCGGTTCGGCCACCTGCTCGTCGAGATCGCCCGGCGTGCCGGTGCGGTCGTCGAGACGGTCGAGGCCCCGTGGGGCCGGGTCGTCGACCCGCAGCGCGTCGCCGACGCCGTGCGCGCCCACCGGCCCCGGCTCGTCGCGGTCGTCCACGGCGACACCTCCACGACGATGCGCCAGCCGCTCGCGGACCTCGGCGCCGTGTGCGCCGAGCACGACGCGCTGCTGTACGTCGACGCGACCGCGTCCCTGGGCGGCAACGACGTGCGCACGGACGACTGGGGCCTCGACGTCGTCACGGCCGGGCTGCAGAAGTGCCTGGGCGGGCCGTCGGGCAGCGCACCGGCCACGCTGTCGGACCGGGCGCGTGACGCCGTGCGTGCGCGCCGGCACGTCGAGGAGGGCCTGCGCACGGACGACGACGAGCCGCGCGGCACCGTCATCGGCTCCAACTACCTCGACCTCGCCCAGCTCCTCGACTACTGGGGCCCGCGCCGCCTCAACCACCACACCGAGGCGACCTCGATGCTGTACGCGGCGCACGAGTGCGCGCGGATCCTCGTCGAGGACGGGCTCGACGCGACGATCGAGCGCCACCGCGTCGCCGGGGAGGCGATGCTCGCGGGCGTGCAGGGCCTCGGGCTCGGCGTGTTCGGCGACGTCGCGCACAAGATGCACAACGTCGTCGCGGTGGAGGTCCCGCAGGGCGTCGTCGCCGACGCGGTGCGCGCGTCGATGCTCGACGACTTCGCGATCGAGATCGGCACGTCCTTCGGCCCGCTGCACGGGCGGGTGTGGCGCATCGGGACCATGGGCGTCAACGCGCGCAAGGACGCGGTGCTGACCACGCTCGCGGCGCTCGAGCACGTGCTGCGCACGCAGGGCGTGGCCGTCCCGACGGGTGGCGGCGTGACCGCCGCGCAGGAGGTGTACGCCGCGTGA
- a CDS encoding nucleoside deaminase has product MSIVVDPVATAGRHAAPADPRTAPDPRTDTDTPADARWLRRAVDLATANVADGGGPFGAVVVAEGVEVAVGQNRVTRDLDPTAHAEVQAIRAACRAAGTFALDGMTLYTSCEPCPMCLAACLWSRVDRVVFSADRHDAGRGGFDDSVFYELLARDRVTWDRTRVTALRLPESTHPFDAWLTHTARTAY; this is encoded by the coding sequence ATGTCGATCGTCGTGGACCCCGTCGCCACCGCCGGCCGGCACGCCGCCCCGGCCGACCCCCGCACCGCTCCCGACCCGCGCACGGACACCGACACGCCCGCGGACGCGCGCTGGCTGCGTCGTGCCGTGGACCTGGCGACCGCCAACGTCGCCGACGGCGGCGGCCCCTTCGGTGCGGTCGTCGTGGCGGAGGGCGTCGAGGTCGCCGTGGGGCAGAACCGCGTGACGCGGGACCTCGACCCCACGGCGCACGCCGAGGTGCAGGCGATCCGTGCCGCGTGCCGCGCGGCGGGCACCTTCGCGCTGGACGGGATGACGCTGTACACGTCGTGCGAGCCGTGCCCGATGTGCCTCGCGGCCTGCCTGTGGTCGCGCGTGGACCGCGTCGTGTTCAGCGCCGACCGGCACGACGCGGGCCGCGGGGGCTTCGACGACTCGGTCTTCTACGAGCTCCTGGCGCGCGACCGCGTCACGTGGGACCGCACGCGCGTGACCGCGCTGCGGCTGCCGGAGTCCACGCACCCCTTCGACGCCTGGCTGACGCACACCGCGCGCACCGCGTACTGA
- a CDS encoding GyrI-like domain-containing protein produces the protein MKVDLVKQTPTYRAARGRFDVVTVPPLRYLMVDGHGDPNSSDAYRDTLTSIYPLAYTLKFLSKRDLGRDYGVPPLEGLWWSDDMAAFTDRRDKSRWDWTLLSLVPDWITAEHVETARAAVARKGGAPVLDAIRLEPFDEGLAVQTLHVGPYDAEAPVLDAMHHEFIPAHGLRMTGKHHEIYLSDARRTAPERLRTILRQPVAPVETP, from the coding sequence GTGAAGGTCGACCTCGTCAAGCAGACACCCACGTACCGCGCGGCGCGCGGCCGGTTCGACGTCGTCACGGTCCCGCCCCTGCGGTACCTCATGGTCGACGGGCACGGCGACCCGAACTCGTCCGACGCGTACCGCGACACCCTGACGTCGATCTACCCGCTCGCCTACACCCTGAAGTTCCTCAGCAAGCGTGATCTCGGCCGCGACTACGGGGTCCCGCCGCTCGAGGGCCTGTGGTGGTCCGACGACATGGCCGCGTTCACCGACCGGCGCGACAAGTCCCGGTGGGACTGGACGCTGCTCAGCCTGGTGCCCGACTGGATCACCGCCGAGCACGTCGAGACCGCTCGCGCCGCCGTGGCCCGCAAGGGCGGCGCACCCGTCCTCGACGCGATCCGCCTGGAGCCCTTCGACGAGGGACTCGCGGTGCAGACGCTGCACGTCGGCCCCTACGACGCCGAGGCCCCGGTGCTCGACGCGATGCACCACGAGTTCATCCCGGCGCACGGCCTACGCATGACGGGCAAGCACCACGAGATCTACCTGAGCGACGCCCGTCGCACGGCGCCGGAACGCCTGCGCACGATCCTGCGTCAGCCGGTCGCGCCGGTCGAGACGCCGTGA
- a CDS encoding FAD binding domain-containing protein: MDLAVESLRAARTRADLRLAPGERLLAGGTWLFSEPQPGVTGLVDLTTLGWEPLERTRDGLRVAATCTVEQLAAHTPDPAWTAWPLVGACADALLMSFKVQGQATVGGNVAMALPAGAMTALLVALDAVAVVWTPDGGERRSAVADLVVGPGCTTLAPGEVLRAFDVPGHALRARAAVRQVSLTAVGRSASLVVARRDADGTVTLTVTAATPRPVQHRFASLPTSTQVSGVLAGLEWYDDVHGAPDWRRAVTTLLAHEVVEEVTA, from the coding sequence ATGGACCTCGCCGTGGAGTCCCTGCGGGCCGCCCGCACGCGTGCCGACCTGCGCCTGGCGCCCGGTGAGCGCCTGCTCGCCGGCGGCACCTGGCTGTTCTCCGAGCCGCAGCCCGGGGTCACGGGCCTCGTCGACCTGACGACGCTCGGGTGGGAACCGCTGGAGCGCACCCGCGACGGCCTGCGCGTCGCCGCGACGTGCACGGTCGAGCAGCTGGCCGCGCACACCCCCGACCCCGCGTGGACCGCGTGGCCGCTCGTCGGTGCCTGCGCGGACGCCCTGCTCATGTCGTTCAAGGTCCAGGGGCAGGCGACGGTCGGCGGCAACGTCGCGATGGCGCTGCCCGCCGGTGCCATGACGGCGCTGCTGGTGGCCCTCGACGCGGTCGCCGTGGTCTGGACGCCGGACGGTGGTGAGCGCCGCTCGGCCGTCGCCGACCTCGTCGTCGGCCCCGGCTGCACGACGCTGGCGCCCGGTGAGGTGCTGCGCGCGTTCGACGTTCCCGGGCACGCGCTGCGGGCGCGGGCGGCGGTGCGGCAGGTGTCGCTGACGGCCGTCGGCCGCTCGGCGTCGTTGGTGGTCGCGCGGCGGGACGCCGACGGCACCGTGACGCTCACCGTGACGGCCGCGACGCCGCGCCCGGTCCAGCACCGGTTCGCCTCGCTGCCGACGTCGACCCAGGTCAGCGGGGTACTGGCCGGGCTCGAGTGGTACGACGACGTGCACGGCGCCCCGGACTGGCGGCGCGCCGTGACGACCCTGCTCGCGCACGAGGTCGTCGAGGAGGTGACCGCATGA
- a CDS encoding XdhC family protein: MAGPLVVLPSMVRPGCFATVTPARRFSKQSFRNVALMLDQAAEICRRLDAGQRVAAATLVRVEGSAPRAVGASFVVGSDGTVAGSVSGGCVEADLVERCLAVLDGGRAHVTSYGIGDDLGEPGLMCGGTITVLVHEVSALPARALHQVRRAAEGLDACVALDADGGVCTDEPLVTLRTPAAHPLLVVGAGEHAVALTHLAAACGFAVTVLDQRPLFATKERFPDAYAVVRDWPDRWLGAHPLTAAHAVVVLTHDQRVDVPTLVTALASPARYIGAMGSRATHARRVEALRAAGVTDAALARLRSPIGLDLGGSTPAETALSILAEVVMTRHGATGRPLSTTAGPVHGR, encoded by the coding sequence ATGGCAGGTCCTCTCGTTGTCCTGCCGTCGATGGTCCGTCCCGGCTGTTTCGCCACCGTTACCCCTGCGCGCCGGTTCTCGAAACAATCATTTCGTAACGTCGCGCTCATGCTCGACCAGGCCGCGGAGATCTGCCGCCGCCTCGACGCCGGTCAGCGCGTCGCGGCGGCGACGCTCGTGCGCGTCGAGGGCAGCGCACCGCGGGCCGTGGGGGCGTCGTTCGTCGTGGGCTCGGACGGCACCGTGGCCGGCAGCGTGTCCGGCGGGTGCGTGGAGGCGGACCTCGTCGAGCGGTGCCTCGCCGTGCTCGACGGCGGGCGGGCCCACGTCACGTCGTACGGGATCGGCGACGACCTGGGCGAGCCGGGCCTCATGTGCGGCGGCACGATCACCGTGCTGGTGCACGAGGTGTCCGCGCTGCCGGCGAGGGCGCTGCACCAGGTGCGCCGCGCGGCCGAGGGCCTGGACGCGTGCGTCGCGCTCGACGCCGACGGCGGCGTGTGCACCGACGAGCCGCTGGTCACCCTGCGGACTCCGGCTGCCCACCCGCTCCTCGTCGTGGGTGCCGGTGAGCACGCGGTCGCGCTCACGCACCTGGCCGCTGCGTGCGGGTTCGCCGTGACGGTGCTCGACCAGCGCCCCCTGTTCGCGACCAAGGAGCGGTTCCCCGACGCCTACGCCGTCGTCCGCGACTGGCCCGACCGGTGGCTCGGGGCGCACCCGCTGACGGCCGCGCACGCCGTCGTCGTCCTGACGCACGACCAGCGCGTCGACGTCCCGACTCTGGTGACGGCGTTGGCCTCGCCGGCCCGGTACATCGGGGCGATGGGCTCGCGCGCGACGCACGCCCGACGCGTCGAGGCGCTGCGGGCGGCGGGGGTGACCGACGCGGCGCTCGCGCGGCTGCGCTCGCCGATCGGCCTGGACCTGGGCGGGTCGACGCCGGCCGAGACGGCGCTGTCGATCCTGGCGGAGGTCGTGATGACCCGCCACGGCGCGACGGGCCGACCCCTGTCGACGACGGCCGGCCCGGTCCACGGTCGCTGA
- a CDS encoding molybdopterin-dependent oxidoreductase, protein MRVDGQDVTATPAPGQCLRTFLRQEGHVAVKKGCDSGDCGACTVLVDGQARHSCLLPAARAVGSEVTTAAGLGTPDALSPVQEAFVEAQGFQCGFCTAGMVVTATALADDAGHVHLDEDGLVRRFKGNLCRCTGYRAVRDALAGKANVVRDGGVGDPVAVPAGRRIVCGREPFTLDEVPTGLLHLAVLGSPHVHARIVAIDTTRAEALPGVYLVLTHRDSPDVLFSTGRHQHRTDDPDDTRVLDDVVRFHGQRVAAVVADSVALARAACALIDVEYEPLPAVLDPEEARRPGAPLVHGDKDAAASRIADPARNVVAASHGEVGDVAAALAASAHVVRGTWRTARVSHTALETHAAVGWLDDGGRLVVRTSTQVPFLVREELCHVFGLDRERVRVVAARVGGGFGGKQEVLTEDLVTLAVLRTGRPVQYEMTREDELALAPCRHPMRVEVTLGADADGRLTAMHLDVLSDTGAYGNHAPGVLFHGIHESVAQYRCPAKRVDAEAVYTHQLPSGAFRGYGLGQVMFGLESAVDELAREVGIDPFEMRRRNVVRPGDEFLVNHADTTTDLGYGLVEPGDDTPSYGLTQCLDLVEDALATTRAGDAALVPVGERWRVGEGMAVAMIATIPPRGHHSTATVSVAADGCYEVAVGTAEFGNGTSTVHVQLVATALGTTPDRVRLRQSDTDRAGYDTGAYGSTGSVVAGRAVAQAAALLREELVTAARGIVEGAHEAGVASGRAPTSHDAPVVGPDGVRVGDRLVTFAELGPRSADGSHHGSPRSVAFNVHGFRVAVDTATGTVRILQSVQAADAGVVLNPEQLRGQIEGGVAQGIGSALLEETVLRDGIVVTRALRGYRVPQMADVPPTRVLLARTRDGLGPHGAKSMSEAPYNPVAPALANAVRDALGVRPHEIPMTKDRVWRLARGA, encoded by the coding sequence ATGAGGGTCGACGGCCAGGACGTCACCGCGACGCCCGCACCGGGCCAGTGCCTGCGCACGTTCCTGCGCCAGGAGGGGCACGTCGCGGTGAAGAAGGGCTGCGACTCCGGGGACTGCGGCGCGTGCACCGTGCTCGTCGACGGGCAGGCGCGGCACTCGTGCCTCCTGCCCGCGGCTCGCGCGGTCGGCTCCGAGGTCACGACGGCCGCCGGCCTCGGTACGCCCGACGCGCTGAGCCCCGTCCAGGAGGCGTTCGTCGAGGCCCAGGGGTTCCAGTGCGGGTTCTGCACGGCCGGCATGGTCGTCACCGCGACGGCCCTGGCCGACGACGCCGGACACGTGCACCTCGACGAGGACGGGCTGGTCCGCCGGTTCAAGGGCAACCTGTGCCGGTGCACCGGGTACCGGGCGGTGCGCGACGCGCTGGCGGGCAAGGCGAACGTCGTGCGCGACGGCGGGGTCGGGGACCCGGTGGCCGTGCCCGCGGGGCGGCGGATCGTGTGCGGGCGCGAGCCGTTCACGCTCGACGAGGTGCCGACCGGGCTGCTGCACCTGGCCGTGCTGGGCTCGCCGCACGTGCACGCGCGCATCGTCGCGATCGACACCACCCGCGCCGAGGCGCTGCCGGGCGTGTACCTCGTGCTCACCCACCGCGACTCCCCCGACGTGCTCTTCTCGACGGGCCGCCACCAGCACCGCACCGACGACCCCGACGACACGCGTGTCCTCGACGACGTCGTGCGGTTCCACGGCCAGCGCGTCGCGGCCGTCGTCGCGGACTCGGTGGCGCTCGCACGGGCGGCGTGCGCGTTGATCGACGTGGAGTACGAGCCGCTCCCCGCAGTCCTCGACCCGGAGGAGGCACGCCGCCCCGGTGCCCCGCTGGTGCACGGCGACAAGGACGCCGCGGCGTCCCGCATCGCCGACCCGGCCCGCAACGTGGTGGCCGCGAGCCATGGCGAGGTCGGGGACGTGGCGGCCGCGCTGGCGGCGTCGGCGCACGTGGTGCGGGGCACGTGGCGCACGGCCCGCGTGTCGCACACGGCGCTGGAGACGCACGCGGCGGTGGGCTGGCTGGACGACGGCGGCCGGCTCGTGGTCCGCACGAGCACGCAGGTGCCGTTCCTCGTGCGCGAGGAGCTGTGCCACGTGTTCGGGCTCGACCGCGAGCGCGTGCGGGTCGTCGCGGCGCGCGTCGGCGGCGGGTTCGGCGGCAAGCAGGAGGTGCTCACCGAGGACCTCGTGACCCTCGCCGTGCTGCGCACCGGACGGCCCGTGCAGTACGAGATGACCCGCGAGGACGAGCTCGCGCTGGCGCCCTGCCGGCACCCGATGCGCGTCGAGGTCACGCTGGGCGCCGACGCGGACGGGCGGCTGACCGCGATGCACCTGGACGTCCTCTCGGACACCGGCGCATACGGCAACCACGCGCCGGGCGTGCTGTTCCACGGCATCCACGAGTCGGTCGCGCAGTACCGGTGCCCGGCCAAGCGCGTGGACGCCGAGGCCGTGTACACCCACCAGCTGCCGTCCGGCGCGTTCCGCGGGTACGGGCTGGGGCAGGTGATGTTCGGGCTGGAGTCGGCGGTCGACGAGCTGGCGCGCGAGGTCGGGATCGACCCGTTCGAGATGCGGCGGCGCAACGTCGTGCGCCCCGGCGACGAGTTCCTCGTCAACCACGCCGACACGACGACGGACCTGGGGTACGGGCTGGTCGAGCCGGGCGACGACACCCCGTCCTACGGGCTCACGCAGTGCCTCGACCTCGTCGAGGACGCGCTGGCGACGACGCGGGCGGGCGACGCCGCGCTGGTGCCCGTGGGTGAGCGGTGGCGCGTGGGCGAGGGCATGGCGGTCGCGATGATCGCGACCATCCCGCCGCGCGGTCACCACTCGACGGCGACCGTCTCGGTCGCCGCGGACGGCTGCTACGAGGTCGCGGTCGGCACCGCCGAGTTCGGCAACGGCACGTCGACCGTGCACGTGCAGCTCGTCGCCACGGCCCTGGGCACCACGCCGGACCGGGTGCGGCTGCGGCAGTCGGACACCGACCGCGCGGGGTACGACACGGGTGCGTACGGGTCGACGGGGTCGGTCGTCGCCGGGCGCGCGGTCGCCCAGGCGGCGGCGCTGCTGCGCGAGGAGCTGGTGACGGCGGCCCGCGGGATCGTCGAGGGCGCCCACGAGGCGGGGGTCGCGTCGGGTCGCGCACCGACGTCGCATGACGCCCCCGTCGTCGGACCGGACGGGGTGCGCGTCGGCGACCGGCTCGTGACGTTCGCCGAGCTCGGCCCACGATCCGCCGACGGCTCGCACCACGGCAGCCCGCGCTCCGTGGCGTTCAACGTCCACGGGTTCCGCGTCGCCGTCGACACCGCGACCGGCACCGTGCGGATCCTGCAGTCGGTGCAGGCCGCCGACGCCGGCGTCGTGCTGAACCCTGAGCAGCTGCGCGGCCAGATCGAGGGCGGTGTCGCGCAGGGCATCGGCTCGGCCCTGCTGGAGGAGACGGTGCTGCGCGACGGGATCGTGGTCACGCGCGCGCTCCGCGGCTACCGCGTCCCGCAGATGGCCGACGTCCCCCCGACGCGCGTCCTGCTCGCCCGCACCCGCGACGGGCTCGGCCCGCACGGTGCGAAGTCCATGAGCGAGGCACCGTACAACCCCGTCGCACCCGCGCTGGCCAACGCGGTCCGCGACGCCCTGGGCGTCCGCCCGCACGAGATCCCGATGACGAAGGACCGGGTCTGGCGTCTGGCGCGGGGGGCATAG
- a CDS encoding allantoate amidohydrolase encodes MTSAAEVLRRCDALAGCSEHAEHLDRAHLTPALAAAQGLVEGWMAAAGLRTWRDQAGNLCGRAEGREPGLPALLLGSHLDTVPDAGRYDGMLGVLLAVAAAERLRDELPAWPCALEVVGFTDEEGARFGTALLGSRALAGTWDDAWWALRDAHGTTLEQAARDFGLDPALVGTAARRPGELVAYLEAHIEQGPLLEEADRSLGVVTTIAGAQRFRVEVVGEARHAGGTPYPRRRDALVGAAEAIVLIERTVRDSGAIATVGQVAVEPGAVNVIPGRAVFSVDLRAATDGERDAMRATLLAGIADVCAARGLTMRVTDLYEAPATPCAGWLRDALRDGVATTGDTDPLDVWSRAGHDGMAVSAVTDVGMLFLRCGDGISHHPDESVREADVAAGLDALTAAARTVATRTGAAAAHAAQAHAARAGSAQADAEARA; translated from the coding sequence GTGACGTCCGCCGCCGAGGTGCTGCGACGCTGCGACGCGCTCGCCGGGTGCAGCGAGCACGCGGAGCACCTCGACCGCGCGCACCTGACGCCCGCGCTCGCCGCGGCGCAGGGCTTGGTCGAGGGCTGGATGGCCGCGGCCGGGCTGCGCACGTGGCGCGACCAGGCCGGCAACCTGTGCGGACGCGCCGAGGGACGCGAGCCGGGCCTGCCGGCGCTGCTGCTCGGCTCGCACCTCGACACGGTGCCCGACGCGGGCCGGTACGACGGCATGCTCGGCGTCCTGCTGGCCGTCGCCGCCGCCGAGCGGCTGCGCGACGAGCTCCCGGCGTGGCCGTGCGCGCTGGAGGTCGTCGGGTTCACCGACGAGGAGGGCGCGCGCTTCGGCACTGCGCTGCTGGGGTCCCGCGCGCTGGCCGGCACGTGGGACGACGCCTGGTGGGCGCTGCGCGACGCGCACGGCACGACGCTCGAGCAGGCCGCCCGCGACTTCGGCCTCGACCCGGCGCTGGTGGGCACGGCCGCGCGTCGGCCCGGCGAGCTGGTGGCCTACCTGGAGGCGCACATCGAGCAGGGCCCGCTGCTCGAGGAGGCGGACCGCTCGCTGGGCGTCGTCACGACCATCGCGGGTGCGCAGCGGTTCCGCGTCGAGGTCGTCGGGGAGGCGCGGCACGCGGGTGGGACGCCGTACCCGCGGCGACGCGACGCCCTCGTCGGGGCCGCCGAGGCGATCGTGCTGATCGAGCGGACGGTGCGCGACTCGGGGGCGATCGCGACGGTCGGGCAGGTCGCCGTGGAGCCCGGCGCCGTCAACGTCATCCCCGGCCGCGCCGTGTTCTCCGTCGACCTGCGGGCCGCGACCGACGGCGAGCGCGACGCGATGCGCGCCACCCTGCTGGCCGGGATCGCCGACGTCTGCGCGGCGCGCGGGCTGACGATGCGCGTGACCGACCTGTACGAGGCCCCCGCCACCCCGTGCGCCGGCTGGTTGCGTGACGCCCTGCGCGACGGCGTCGCGACGACCGGTGACACCGACCCGCTCGACGTGTGGAGCCGGGCGGGGCACGACGGCATGGCCGTGTCCGCCGTGACGGACGTCGGCATGCTGTTCCTACGCTGCGGCGACGGCATCAGCCACCACCCCGACGAGTCGGTGCGCGAGGCCGACGTCGCCGCGGGGCTGGACGCGCTGACGGCCGCGGCGCGCACCGTCGCGACGCGGACCGGTGCCGCAGCGGCCCACGCCGCACAGGCCCACGCCGCCCGGGCCGGTTCCGCACAGGCCGACGCGGAGGCACGCGCGTGA
- a CDS encoding GNAT family N-acetyltransferase translates to MTSPSTPPATVPLVRDARPGDVAAICAFGQEHVRPHYAPLIGAEAADAQVRDWWSPTYVAVGVEAGCVVVAEVGGACVGVGQRGRYGADHVVYKLYVDPAFRGHGLGPRLIDGLVRRLPPEVTDLCVEHVAANTRAAAFYEREGFTVERVDPSPSGNPALDVVWRRRLLTADTLR, encoded by the coding sequence GTGACGAGCCCGTCGACGCCCCCGGCGACCGTCCCCCTCGTCCGCGACGCGCGTCCCGGGGACGTCGCGGCGATCTGCGCGTTCGGCCAGGAGCACGTCCGGCCGCACTACGCCCCGCTGATCGGCGCCGAGGCGGCCGACGCGCAGGTCCGCGACTGGTGGAGCCCGACCTACGTCGCCGTCGGGGTCGAGGCCGGCTGCGTGGTGGTCGCCGAGGTCGGCGGTGCGTGCGTGGGCGTCGGCCAGCGCGGGCGGTACGGCGCCGACCACGTCGTGTACAAGCTGTACGTCGACCCGGCGTTCCGGGGCCACGGGCTCGGGCCACGGCTCATCGACGGCCTCGTCCGCCGGCTGCCGCCCGAGGTCACCGACCTGTGCGTCGAGCACGTCGCCGCGAACACCCGGGCGGCGGCCTTCTACGAGCGCGAGGGCTTCACGGTGGAGCGCGTCGACCCGAGCCCGTCGGGCAATCCGGCCCTCGACGTCGTCTGGCGCCGCCGCCTTCTGACCGCCGACACCCTCCGCTGA
- a CDS encoding MurR/RpiR family transcriptional regulator has product MTTTVPAVAPAPSAPAAPAAPAAPDLDGLRLDERVVARYADLPPQERKGADVLLEHFGDLATYSAAELATLAGVSKATMSRLFRSLGFDDFTQVRDHLRRLRGHGLPVTLGATPDLDAHADAESAAVRVAAASLAVHVDAVADLLAHAPRVVVVGLRNSYPVALHLRQQLTQVRPHVTLLPQPGQSWSEDVVDLSGQDAVVLVAFRRRPPGVRALAERLHAAGTPVVLLADPTARALAAHATWWLECPVQARGAFDSYAAASSVVAALADAVLARRGRTGEQRVAAIDSAYRTLGEVEAR; this is encoded by the coding sequence GTGACGACGACGGTCCCCGCCGTCGCACCGGCACCGTCCGCACCTGCCGCACCTGCCGCGCCGGCCGCACCGGACCTCGACGGCCTGCGCCTCGACGAGCGCGTCGTCGCCCGCTACGCGGACCTGCCGCCCCAGGAGCGCAAGGGCGCCGACGTGCTGCTCGAGCACTTCGGCGACCTCGCGACGTACTCGGCCGCCGAGCTCGCGACCCTCGCGGGTGTCTCGAAGGCGACCATGAGCCGCCTGTTCCGCAGCCTGGGCTTCGACGACTTCACGCAGGTCCGCGACCACCTGCGGCGCCTGCGCGGCCACGGCCTGCCGGTGACGCTCGGCGCCACGCCGGACCTCGACGCGCACGCCGACGCCGAGAGCGCCGCCGTGCGCGTGGCCGCGGCGAGCCTCGCGGTGCACGTGGACGCGGTCGCCGACCTGCTCGCGCACGCGCCGCGCGTCGTCGTCGTGGGCCTGCGCAACAGCTACCCCGTCGCGCTGCACCTGCGTCAGCAGCTCACGCAGGTGCGCCCGCACGTCACGCTGCTGCCGCAGCCCGGGCAGTCGTGGTCGGAGGACGTCGTCGACCTGTCCGGGCAGGACGCCGTGGTCCTGGTCGCGTTCCGCCGCCGCCCGCCGGGCGTGCGCGCGCTGGCCGAGCGGCTGCACGCCGCGGGCACGCCCGTCGTCCTGCTGGCCGACCCCACCGCGCGTGCCCTGGCGGCCCACGCGACGTGGTGGCTGGAGTGTCCGGTGCAGGCCCGCGGTGCGTTCGACTCGTACGCGGCCGCGTCGTCCGTCGTCGCCGCGCTCGCCGACGCGGTCCTGGCCCGGCGCGGACGCACGGGTGAGCAGCGCGTCGCCGCGATCGACTCGGCGTACCGCACGCTCGGAGAGGTCGAGGCGCGCTGA